The DNA region CCACAGCGTCTCTCTCAGCGTCTCTCTCAGCGGtgcctttcctctctttctgctCATCCATCTGAACACTGCCAGTAGAACAGCAAAGACAGCAGGGCAGGCAAATGCCCCACCTCTTGACGGACCGTGGCCTTTCTTCAGTATCCTTGGTAGCTAGCATGGCCTGGGAAGTGCCAGCAGCTTTGGCGCCATCgtctgctgcctgctctgctgtcagggAACGTGACGCAGAGACCCTGTCAGCATCTCTGGTGCCCTCCTGAGCACTGGCAGCAGGTCGTGTCTCATCCTTGGGGTGCTTCCCAGCCTTGGGGGCCGGCACCTGGGTTGTTTGTGCCGGTGTTCTCACAGTCCTGGTGGGTGCACGTTGCGTAGGCCATGCTGGTTTCTGGCAGGGTCCCGGACTTGTGGCTATCGGACGCCTGCGGTACGCCAACCTCAGGGACTTGGGCGTTTTCTTTGCAGCCTCGAACGGGGGTGCAGGGACACACAGATCTGCCTGCCAGCCCTCAGCCCTCGCTGCCGTATCGTGGTGTTG from Meleagris gallopavo isolate NT-WF06-2002-E0010 breed Aviagen turkey brand Nicholas breeding stock chromosome Z unlocalized genomic scaffold, Turkey_5.1 Chr41_random_7180001927965, whole genome shotgun sequence includes:
- the LOC109364238 gene encoding uncharacterized protein LOC109364238; this translates as MPKEQEKKARSQPNKGLLSVQERCQVGRRPQQAVQPGSRSRDLSLREFHLPPLPHLESAQASGSRRAQADRPELRQAVPRSSHSGVGRQTLPALPPLLQQAMPLTAAPQNAATAQGQLPTLSTLPATASRSSPRGRAGAVGATSGGLPVLSVQGNPQHHDTAARAEGWQADLCVPAPPFEAAKKTPKSLRLAYRRRPIATSPGPCQKPAWPTQRAPTRTVRTPAQTTQVPAPKAGKHPKDETRPAASAQEGTRDADRVSASRSLTAEQAADDGAKAAGTSQAMLATKDTEERPRSVKRWGICLPCCLCCSTGSVQMDEQKERKGTAERDAERD